A genome region from Penaeus monodon isolate SGIC_2016 chromosome 14, NSTDA_Pmon_1, whole genome shotgun sequence includes the following:
- the LOC119581099 gene encoding calcium-activated chloride channel regulator 4A-like → MLLPSAVTTVVIILLSVGVRLSEGRLELVNNGYEDLVVAISPSVNESDAMDIIEAIKRTVSEASAILFKATHQRAFFKDVKILLPMTWASTTYDQIAFNQHFQSSDIRVDVSNAVYGDQPYTDQPGGCGVPGRYIHLTPDYLLNNEEAAWWGPRPKTLVHEWAKLRWGVFAEIGYPNDPTSPPFFWNSSGVNGAENVSPTYCANRELSGELRDALTNTSCSYADGLPDANCRFFPNTTQEASSSLMGYYHIDNIVEFCDSDSASDFSHDALAPSRHNLMCEGRSAWDVMGLHPDFDGGANPPATSSSPTKFTVLRQEVVKIALVLDYSFGMSNAQRIQKLQRAVKRWILYEAPDGIYLGIIKFWGSAFRSAQLTEITGQSRRNLASHIDTLLNSGTSIGAGLQVAIYDVLKNQNNPVILVVSGSPENEYPYIDDMLSKVVQSGVRVVTVALGNEAEIKLQTLASATGGKAFAVSDDDEGGALDEALLGALAYQPEGSLKDVQVKLHGFTRHAENETVTESFTVDASVGRKLEFRLDTDRAVAFSERPHLIRPSGTRINAISADGVLWAVSLPVAEVGSWIWSLTLPASGNCYIRVSVTAKGREPEILPILSRAWLSVGPYGVDIPNNPVIVYAEIKQGNNPVVDARVRATVTQPSEDLDAVELDLLDNGQGADTQAGDGVYSRYYTVYPGAGRYSVEVQVWGDGYTFVNNGSEKSKQQFLKTPTYCCGSVVPSVPERGVSTGNFSRTVAVGSFQVLATLPAGDLFPPSRVTDLQVSAAPLFLDLTWTAPGDDLDAGAVAGYAIRLSENRTDLEDDSFDTRGNETLLLTLEESANMTELLLEAGQKITLNLTLEDELESNRTYFVGIRAVDDVGLVSAVSNPVVVVSLEYPPPSTPPSSPHLQAWAIVLMASASLVAVGMVAGCVAYARKRRLRTATDSIYPVAFRYAEKDVWCGPPSPSAA, encoded by the exons ATGCTCCTCCCAAGCGCTGTGACAACGGTAGTAATCATACTGTTGTCAGTGGGTGTTAGGCTCTCTGAGGGACGCCTGGAACTAGTCAACAACGGGTATGAGGACCTCGTAGTGGCCATATCTCCTTCAGTAAACGAATCTGATGCGATGGATATTATCGAGGCTATAAAG CGAACCGTTAGTGAGGCTTCTGCCATCCTGTTCAAGGCAACTCACCAAAGAGCTTTcttcaaagatgtcaagatcctcCTGCCGATGACCTGGGCCAGCACGACCTACGATCAGATAGCTTTCAATCAACATTTTcaa AGCAGCGACATTCGAGTGGACGTCAGTAATGCAGTATATGGTGACCAGCCTTATACCGACCAACCAGGCGGGTGTGGTGTTCCAGGCCGGTACATTCACCTCACTCCCGATTACTTACTCAATAACGAAGAAGCTGCTTGGTGGGGTCCTCGTC CCAAGACCCTAGTGCACGAATGGGCCAAGTTGAGGTGGGGAGTCTTCGCTGAGATCGGTTACCCTAACGACCCCACCTCCCCGCCCTTCTTCTGGAATTCGTCTGGAGTGAACGGCGCAGAGAACGTCAGTCCGACGTACTGCGCAAACCGGGAGTTGTCAGGAGAGCTGAG GGACGCCCTCACCAATACCTCCTGCAGCTACGCCGACGGCCTCCCGGACGCCAACTGCCGCTTCTTCCCCAACACCACCCAGgaagcctcctcctccctcatgggATATTATCACATAGATAAT ATCGTGGAATTCTGCGACTCCGACAGCGCCAGCGACTTCTCCCACGATGCCCTGGCGCCGAGCAGACACAACCTGATGTGCGAAGGGCGGTCCGCCTGGGACGTCATGGGCCTCCATCCTGACTTCGACGGGGGGGC GAATCCTCccgccacttcctcctctccgACGAAGTTCACGGTTCTGCGTCAGGAAGTCGTCAAGATCGCGCTCGTCCTCGACTACTCCTTCGGCATGAGTAACGCGCAGAGGATTCAGAAACTCCAGAGAGCCGTCAAGCGCTGGATCCTCTACGAAGCGCCGGATGGGATCTACCTGGGCATCATTAAGTTCTG GGGGAGTGCGTTTCGATCTGCTCAGCTGACGGAGATCACAGGCCAGTCTCGCAGGAACCTCGCTAGTCACATAGACACTTTGCTCAACTCTGGGACTAGTATCGGTGCTGGTCTTCAGGTAGCTATTTATgat GTTCTGAAGAATCAAAACAACCCCGTTATTCTTGTGGTTAGCGGAAGCCCTGAAAATGAGTATCCTTATATTGACGACATGCTCAGCAAAGTTGTTCAATCCGGAGTCAGAGTTGTCACAGTAGCACTAGG AAACGAAGCCGAGATTAAGCTCCAGACCCTGGCATCGGCTACAGGAGGAAAGGCGTTCGCGGTTTCGGACGATGACGAAGGCGGGGCACTGGACGAGGCGCTGCTGGGGGCCTTGGCGTACCAGCCGGAGGGCAGTCTTAAGGACGTTCAAGTGAAG CTACACGGCTTTACTCGCCACGCCGAAAACGAAACAGTCACCGAATCCTTCACAGTCGACGCTTCAGTGGGCCGCAAGCTGGAGTTCCGGCTCGACACAGACAGGGCAGTCGCCTTCTCAGAGCGTCCGCACCTGATACGCCCCAGCGGCACTCGGATCAACGCAATATCCGCTGACGGTGTTCTGTGGGCCGTCTCTCTGCCGGTGGCCGAG GTTGGATCGTGGATCTGGAGTCTGACTTTGCCCGCCTCTGGAAACTGTTACATCCGTGTCAGTGTTACGGCCAAAGGAAGGGAACCAGAAATATTACCCATCCTCTCTCGTGCTTGG TTGAGCGTAGGGCCGTATGGTGTGGACATCCCAAACAACCCTGTTATTGTGTACGCGGAAATTAAACAAGGAAACAACCCCGTCGTTGATGCCAGAGTCAG AGCGACCGTCACGCAGCCAAGCGAAGACCTTGACGCAGTGGAGTTGGACCTTCTCGACAACGGCCAAGGCGCAGACACTCAGGCGGGAGATGGAGTCTATTCGCGATACTACACTGTGTACCCTGGCGCTGGCAGGTACTCCGTCGAGGTCCAG GTGTGGGGCGATGGTTACACCTTCGTCAACAATGGCTCTGAAAAGTCGAAACAACAATTTCTCA AAACGCCCACCTACTGCTGCGGGAGTGTCGTGCCCTCGGTCCCTGAACGTGGAGTCTCAACAGGAAATTTTAGTCGAACCGTAGCTGTTGGTTCATTCCAG GTTTTAGCAACCCTTCCTGCAGGTGACCTGTTCCCCCCCTCCCGCGTCACGGACCTGCAGGTCAGCGCCGCGCCGCTCTTCCTCGACCTCACTTGGACTGCTCCCGGAGACGACCTCGACGCCGGCGCAG TCGCCGGGTACGCGATTCGCCTCAGCGAGAACCGCACTGACCTCGAGGACGACAGCTTCGACACCAGAGGGAACGAGACTCTCCTCTTGACGCTGGAGGAGTCGGCGAACATGACGGAGTTGCTCCTCGAAGCCGGTCAGAAGATAACACTCAACCTCACCCTCGAAGACGAGCTGGAGAGCAACAGGACTTACTTTGTTGGTATTCGTGCAGTGGACGACGTCGGGTTGGTTAG CGCGGTGTCGAACCCAGTGGTCGTAGTCAGCCTCGAATACCCGCCTCCCTCCACGCCTCCTTCGAGCCCACACCTGCAGGCGTGGGCCATTGTCCTCATGGCCTCCGCCTCGCTCGTTGCCGTGGGAATGGTGGCTGGATGCGTCGCCTATGCCCGGAAGAGGAGACTCCGGACTGCAACCGACTCAATTTATCCGGTTGCATTTCGATATGCAGAGAAGGATGTTTGGTgtggccctccctctccctctgcggcCTAG